The Carnobacterium divergens genome includes a window with the following:
- a CDS encoding ATP-dependent Clp protease ATP-binding subunit, with product MNELFTEKAKMVLILAQDEAKRFRHHSVGTEHILLALVIEQEGMAGKTLRQFAVNEQDVREEIEHFTGYGTMGSISKNVILPYSPRAKQVITFATDEARRLGAPLVGTEHLLLGLLREEEILSSKILSNLDVSLNKTRQLLLKKIGVSDSNGSKGKRSKAATAQSTGGTPTLDSLARDLTALARAGKMDPVVGRQKEVHRLIQVLSRRTKNNPVLIGEPGVGKTAIAEGLAQKIINGEVPKDLSKKRLMMLDMGSMVAGTKYRGEFEDRMKKVIEEIYQDGEVILFIDELHTLIGAGGAEGAIDASNILKPALARGELQTIGATTLDEYQKYIEKDAALERRFAPIQVDEPTAEEAEEILLGLRSRYEEHHGVEITDEAIHSAIQFSMRYITSRQLPDKAIDLIDESAAKVRLDVSDKPTPVAVAIAELDALVAEKEEAIQTQDFERAAKIRAKEMRQKKKIENLIIKEGKQTTSSKLQVTPIDVAEVVSLWTGIPVQQMEQKESDRLLNLEKVLHSRVVGQKEAVSAVSRAMRRARSGLKDPNRPIGSFMFLGPTGVGKTELAKALSEAMFGSEEALIRVDMSEYMEKYSTSRLIGSPPGYVGYDEGGQLTEKIRQKPYSVILLDEVEKAHPDVFNILLQVLDDGHLTDSKGRKVDFKNTIMIMTSNLGATALRDEKSVGFSTKDKKKDHKAMEKRILEELKNTFRPEFINRIDETIVFHSLEKDELTEIVKLMGNTIIKRLKELDIHVKITPAANEVIAKAGFDPEYGARPLRRALQKEVEDRLSEELLNGTVKIGDEVTIGAVKGKIRIQVKEPKIKKVKAVSK from the coding sequence ATGAACGAATTATTTACAGAGAAAGCTAAAATGGTTTTAATTCTGGCACAAGATGAAGCAAAACGTTTTCGTCATCATTCAGTTGGGACAGAACATATCTTATTAGCCTTAGTAATCGAACAAGAAGGTATGGCTGGAAAAACGTTAAGACAATTTGCAGTTAATGAGCAAGATGTTCGAGAAGAAATAGAACACTTTACAGGTTATGGAACGATGGGCAGTATTTCAAAAAATGTAATTCTTCCTTATTCTCCAAGAGCAAAACAAGTAATAACCTTTGCAACAGATGAAGCAAGACGTTTAGGAGCACCTTTGGTTGGAACGGAACATTTACTGTTAGGTTTGCTACGTGAAGAGGAAATTTTATCTTCAAAAATTTTAAGTAATTTAGATGTTAGTTTAAATAAGACAAGACAATTATTACTTAAAAAAATTGGTGTTAGCGACAGTAACGGAAGTAAAGGGAAACGTAGCAAAGCGGCAACGGCTCAATCAACAGGTGGAACGCCTACGTTAGATTCTTTGGCTCGAGATTTAACAGCGTTGGCTAGAGCTGGGAAAATGGATCCTGTTGTGGGACGTCAAAAGGAAGTACATCGTTTGATTCAAGTATTGAGTCGTAGAACGAAGAACAATCCTGTCTTGATTGGTGAGCCTGGTGTTGGTAAAACAGCAATAGCAGAAGGTTTGGCGCAAAAAATTATTAACGGTGAAGTACCAAAAGATTTATCTAAAAAACGATTAATGATGTTAGATATGGGATCGATGGTTGCGGGAACTAAATACCGTGGTGAATTTGAAGATCGTATGAAAAAAGTTATTGAGGAAATTTATCAAGACGGTGAAGTGATTCTCTTTATCGATGAGTTGCATACCTTAATCGGGGCTGGTGGAGCAGAAGGAGCCATTGACGCTTCGAATATTTTAAAACCGGCTCTTGCAAGGGGAGAATTACAAACGATTGGTGCAACGACGTTGGATGAATATCAAAAGTATATTGAAAAAGATGCTGCTTTAGAACGACGTTTCGCACCTATTCAAGTAGACGAACCGACGGCTGAAGAAGCAGAGGAAATTCTGCTTGGTTTAAGATCGCGTTATGAAGAACATCATGGTGTAGAAATTACGGATGAAGCAATCCATTCTGCCATTCAATTTTCAATGCGTTATATCACATCAAGACAATTACCGGATAAAGCGATTGATTTGATTGATGAATCAGCGGCTAAAGTTCGTTTAGATGTTTCAGATAAACCTACGCCAGTAGCAGTAGCAATTGCTGAACTGGATGCACTAGTTGCTGAAAAAGAAGAAGCCATTCAAACGCAAGATTTTGAACGAGCTGCTAAAATTAGAGCAAAAGAGATGCGCCAAAAGAAAAAAATTGAAAACTTAATTATCAAAGAAGGCAAACAAACAACTTCTTCTAAATTACAAGTAACACCAATTGATGTGGCAGAGGTCGTTTCATTGTGGACAGGGATTCCAGTTCAACAAATGGAACAAAAAGAAAGTGATCGTTTACTAAATTTGGAAAAAGTATTGCACAGCCGAGTTGTAGGTCAAAAAGAAGCGGTTAGTGCTGTTTCAAGAGCTATGAGACGCGCTAGAAGTGGTTTGAAAGATCCAAATAGACCAATAGGTTCATTTATGTTCTTAGGCCCTACAGGTGTCGGGAAGACGGAATTAGCGAAAGCTTTGAGTGAAGCTATGTTTGGGAGTGAGGAAGCACTTATTCGCGTGGATATGTCTGAGTATATGGAAAAATACAGTACAAGTCGTTTAATTGGCTCACCACCAGGATATGTCGGTTACGATGAAGGCGGACAATTAACAGAAAAAATTCGCCAAAAACCTTATTCTGTTATTTTGTTAGATGAAGTAGAAAAAGCGCATCCAGATGTCTTTAATATTTTATTACAAGTTTTAGATGATGGTCATTTAACGGATTCAAAAGGTCGTAAGGTGGACTTTAAAAATACCATTATGATTATGACTTCAAACTTAGGTGCTACTGCTTTAAGAGATGAAAAATCAGTTGGGTTTAGTACAAAGGATAAGAAGAAAGATCATAAAGCAATGGAAAAACGAATTTTAGAAGAATTGAAAAATACGTTTAGACCTGAATTTATCAACCGAATTGATGAAACGATTGTCTTCCATTCATTAGAAAAAGATGAATTAACGGAAATTGTGAAACTAATGGGCAATACGATTATCAAACGTTTAAAAGAGCTAGATATTCATGTGAAAATCACACCTGCAGCCAATGAAGTGATTGCAAAGGCAGGATTTGATCCCGAATATGGAGCACGACCACTAAGAAGAGCCTTGCAAAAAGAAGTTGAAGATCGTCTAAGTGAAGAATTATTAAACGGTACGGTTAAAATTGGAGACGAAGTAACAATTGGTGCGGTTAAAGGGAAAATTCGGATTCAAGTCAAAGAACCAAAAATCAAAAAAGTAAAAGCTGTTTCAAAATAA
- a CDS encoding helix-turn-helix domain-containing protein: protein MDFERLQTLYPNATLVETPSNESGILCLPYHTQWIKISTNELKLSEIQLLQALFPIKKETKKALSHSIWYQFLWQAKPLPTTKKGTYRVIQFTLSHPLDSENQFMWLEAFSQVFPACEDSFFINPTTGVLIQEQTKNDFTLEELSGVIQALEDDFSIKVFCYIGHFWHLTTDFPKLFHEEQSIFNQQQQITKNPVLSLPQIALAYYTKTSTEKSFLMKTLKDSLSEQVDWQELVQILWETQGNLSLAAKKLYIHRNTLQYRIDRFLEATSFSLKDQNDLTLCYLLVLI, encoded by the coding sequence TTGGATTTTGAACGTTTACAAACCCTTTATCCAAATGCAACCCTAGTTGAAACTCCCAGTAATGAGAGTGGGATTCTGTGTCTACCCTATCATACTCAATGGATTAAAATCTCAACTAATGAACTTAAGCTATCTGAAATTCAATTATTACAAGCTCTTTTCCCAATAAAAAAAGAAACAAAAAAGGCCTTAAGTCATTCGATTTGGTACCAATTTCTATGGCAAGCTAAGCCGCTGCCGACAACTAAAAAAGGCACTTATCGCGTAATTCAATTTACCCTCTCTCACCCACTTGATTCAGAGAATCAGTTTATGTGGCTAGAAGCTTTTTCACAAGTTTTTCCTGCCTGTGAGGATTCTTTTTTTATCAATCCGACTACTGGAGTTCTTATTCAAGAACAAACGAAAAATGACTTTACACTGGAAGAACTAAGTGGCGTTATTCAAGCTCTGGAGGATGACTTTTCGATAAAAGTATTTTGTTATATCGGCCATTTTTGGCACTTAACAACCGATTTCCCAAAATTATTTCACGAAGAGCAGTCCATTTTTAATCAACAACAACAGATCACAAAAAATCCTGTTCTGTCTCTTCCCCAAATTGCTCTTGCTTACTACACAAAAACATCTACCGAAAAAAGTTTTTTGATGAAAACCTTGAAAGACAGTCTTTCCGAACAAGTCGATTGGCAAGAACTCGTCCAAATTCTCTGGGAAACCCAAGGAAATCTTTCCTTGGCAGCAAAAAAATTATACATCCATCGGAACACGTTACAATATCGAATTGATCGTTTTTTAGAAGCAACCTCATTTTCTTTAAAAGATCAAAACGATTTAACCTTGTGTTACTTACTTGTTCTTATTTAA
- the ftsH gene encoding ATP-dependent zinc metalloprotease FtsH: protein MKKNGLFKSGVFYAIVFLGIIGIVTWATGGSTGEQSNKLSGSDFVTQLKDGKIAKFNIQPSGGVYNITGEYRDEQKVKDSSSGLKIFGSTDAKSKNFTTTVLQNDSIVSEINGIAQDKKVTMTPLEEDTPGIWLTLLMTMAPIIILIFFFYLMMGQGGQGGQGGGRGVMSFGKSKAKEADSKANKIRFSDVAGAEEEKQELVEVVEFLKDPRRFVALGARIPAGVLLEGPPGTGKTLLAKAVAGEAGVPFYSISGSDFVEMFVGVGASRVRDLFETAKKNAPAIIFIDEIDAVGRQRGAGMGGGHDEREQTLNQLLVEMDGFTGNEGIIIIAATNRSDVLDPALLRPGRFDRQILVGRPDVKGREAILKVHAKNKPLADDVDLKVVAQQTPGFAGADLENLLNESALVAARRNKTKIDALDVDEAQDRVIAGPAKKDRVISKKEREMVAYHESGHTIVGMVLSDARVVHKVTIVPRGRAGGYAIMLPKEDRFLMTKTEMFEQIVGLLGGRTAEEMVFGVQSTGASNDFEQATGLARSMVTEYGMSDRLGPVQYEGNHQVFVGRDYGQTKAYSEQVAYEIDEEVRKLLNDAHLEARRILEEHKAQHKLIAEKLLELETLDERTIKSLFETGEMPLAKGQENPEFPSEKGATFEEAKKALEAKEAEKMKQEEAELAERKQELHEEEVEEHVEAKEASDEVKAEQKEKTEEEAKSEYDDNNFSDRYK from the coding sequence ATGAAGAAGAATGGACTCTTTAAAAGTGGCGTCTTCTATGCAATTGTTTTCTTAGGAATCATTGGAATTGTAACTTGGGCAACTGGTGGATCAACTGGCGAACAAAGTAACAAGCTTTCAGGAAGTGACTTCGTAACTCAATTGAAAGACGGCAAAATAGCAAAATTTAACATCCAACCAAGTGGTGGGGTTTATAACATCACTGGGGAATACCGTGACGAACAAAAAGTGAAAGACAGCTCTTCTGGACTAAAAATCTTTGGTTCAACAGACGCTAAGAGCAAGAACTTTACAACAACAGTCTTACAAAATGACTCGATCGTTAGTGAAATTAACGGTATTGCTCAAGATAAAAAAGTAACGATGACACCATTAGAAGAGGATACTCCAGGAATCTGGTTAACTCTATTAATGACAATGGCGCCAATCATTATTTTGATTTTCTTCTTCTATCTAATGATGGGACAAGGCGGTCAAGGTGGACAAGGCGGCGGACGTGGCGTGATGAGCTTTGGCAAATCAAAAGCTAAAGAAGCTGACAGCAAAGCCAACAAAATTCGTTTTTCAGATGTAGCAGGAGCTGAGGAAGAAAAACAAGAATTAGTTGAAGTAGTTGAATTCCTTAAAGACCCAAGACGTTTTGTTGCTTTAGGAGCTAGAATTCCAGCAGGTGTTCTATTAGAAGGACCTCCCGGAACTGGTAAAACGTTACTAGCAAAAGCCGTAGCAGGTGAAGCTGGCGTTCCTTTCTACTCAATCTCAGGTTCAGATTTCGTTGAGATGTTTGTAGGGGTCGGTGCAAGCCGCGTACGTGATTTATTTGAAACAGCGAAGAAAAATGCTCCAGCAATCATCTTTATCGATGAAATCGATGCAGTTGGTCGTCAACGTGGTGCAGGTATGGGTGGCGGACACGACGAACGTGAACAAACCCTAAACCAATTATTAGTTGAAATGGATGGATTTACAGGAAATGAAGGCATCATTATCATTGCTGCAACCAACCGTTCAGACGTATTAGATCCAGCCTTACTTCGTCCAGGTCGTTTTGACCGTCAAATCTTAGTAGGCCGTCCAGATGTTAAAGGACGTGAAGCAATTCTTAAAGTCCACGCTAAAAACAAACCTTTAGCAGATGACGTAGATTTAAAAGTAGTAGCACAACAAACGCCAGGCTTTGCAGGTGCGGATTTAGAAAACCTATTAAATGAGTCTGCATTAGTTGCAGCTCGTCGAAATAAAACTAAAATTGACGCGCTAGATGTCGATGAAGCACAAGACCGCGTAATTGCAGGTCCAGCTAAAAAAGACCGCGTTATCAGTAAAAAAGAACGTGAAATGGTTGCGTACCATGAATCAGGACATACCATCGTTGGTATGGTACTAAGTGACGCACGCGTTGTTCACAAAGTAACCATCGTACCTCGTGGCCGTGCTGGCGGATATGCCATTATGCTTCCAAAAGAAGATCGTTTCTTAATGACTAAAACAGAAATGTTTGAACAAATTGTTGGATTACTTGGTGGACGTACAGCGGAAGAAATGGTCTTCGGCGTTCAATCGACTGGCGCAAGTAACGACTTTGAACAAGCAACAGGCTTAGCTCGCAGCATGGTAACTGAATACGGAATGAGTGATCGTTTAGGTCCTGTTCAATATGAAGGAAACCACCAAGTCTTTGTTGGTCGTGACTACGGTCAAACAAAAGCTTATTCAGAACAAGTTGCATATGAAATCGATGAAGAAGTACGCAAACTGTTAAATGACGCTCACTTGGAAGCTCGTCGTATCTTAGAAGAACATAAAGCACAACACAAATTGATTGCTGAAAAACTTCTAGAATTAGAAACATTAGACGAACGCACAATCAAGAGTCTATTTGAAACAGGCGAAATGCCACTAGCAAAAGGTCAAGAAAACCCTGAATTTCCAAGTGAAAAAGGTGCAACCTTTGAAGAGGCAAAAAAGGCGTTAGAAGCTAAAGAAGCTGAAAAAATGAAACAAGAAGAAGCTGAACTAGCGGAACGTAAGCAAGAACTTCATGAAGAAGAAGTGGAAGAACATGTTGAAGCCAAAGAAGCTTCTGATGAAGTGAAAGCAGAACAAAAAGAAAAAACAGAGGAAGAAGCTAAGTCTGAATACGACGACAACAACTTCTCAGATCGTTACAAATAA
- the cysK gene encoding cysteine synthase A — MVRMVSSVTELIGETPIVKLNQVVPAEAADVYVKLEFFNAGSSVKDRIALNMIEVAEEEGVLKPGDTIVEPTSGNTGVGLAMVAAAKGYPAILVMPDTMSIERRKLLRAYGATLILTPGSEGMKGAIAKATELAAQPNYFMPMQFDNLANPAVHEVTTGPEILEAFDGKGPDAFVAGVGTGGTLTGVGHVLKQANPATLIYAVEPAESPVLAGGSPNPHKIQGIGAGFVPGVLDTKIYDGILEVTSEDALGMAREVATKEGILVGISSGAAIKAAIEVAKKLGKGKSVLAIVPDNGERYLSTALYPAVEGE; from the coding sequence ATGGTAAGAATGGTTTCATCAGTAACAGAATTAATCGGAGAAACCCCAATCGTTAAGCTAAATCAAGTTGTTCCAGCAGAAGCTGCAGATGTTTATGTGAAACTAGAATTTTTTAACGCTGGAAGTAGCGTAAAAGATCGAATTGCATTGAATATGATTGAAGTTGCAGAAGAAGAGGGTGTTTTAAAACCCGGAGACACAATCGTTGAACCTACAAGTGGAAATACGGGTGTTGGTCTAGCGATGGTAGCAGCAGCAAAAGGTTATCCTGCGATTTTAGTTATGCCAGATACTATGAGTATTGAACGTCGCAAATTATTAAGAGCATATGGAGCAACTCTGATCTTAACACCAGGATCAGAAGGAATGAAAGGCGCAATTGCCAAAGCGACTGAATTAGCAGCACAACCTAATTATTTTATGCCAATGCAATTTGACAACTTAGCGAATCCAGCAGTTCATGAAGTAACAACAGGACCTGAAATTTTAGAAGCATTTGACGGAAAAGGCCCAGACGCGTTTGTTGCAGGCGTTGGAACGGGTGGAACTCTTACTGGAGTGGGTCATGTTTTAAAACAAGCAAATCCAGCGACCTTGATTTACGCTGTTGAACCAGCAGAATCACCTGTTTTAGCAGGAGGTTCACCAAACCCTCATAAAATCCAAGGAATTGGAGCGGGTTTTGTACCTGGTGTCTTAGATACGAAAATTTATGATGGAATTTTAGAAGTAACAAGTGAAGATGCGTTAGGAATGGCAAGAGAAGTTGCCACTAAAGAAGGAATACTTGTTGGAATTTCATCAGGAGCAGCAATTAAAGCAGCAATTGAAGTTGCTAAAAAGTTAGGAAAAGGAAAATCCGTTTTAGCGATAGTACCTGACAATGGTGAACGCTATTTATCAACAGCACTTTACCCAGCAGTAGAAGGCGAATAA
- the lysS gene encoding lysine--tRNA ligase, with amino-acid sequence MSHETNNQEELNDQLQVRREKLADLYAKDIDPFGSRFERTHLSSELHEAYDADTKEELAAKEETATVAGRIMTKRGKGKVGFAHLQDRKGQIQIYVRKDTVGEEDYEIFKNADLGDFIGVTGIIMKTDTGEVTIKPTSLVQLSKALRPLPDKYHGLTNVEQRYRQRYLDLISNKESFDRFTKRSQIIKEVRNYLNEQDYLEVETPTLHNLAGGAAARPFITHHNALDMELYLRIALELHLKRLIVGGMEKVYEIGRVFRNEGVDTTHNPEFTMLEVYTAYTDYQDVMDLTEGIIRTAAERVLGTAKITYGGVDVDLETTWKRQHMLDAIKEISGVDFWPVMTDEEARQLAKDNNVAITENMQYGHVVNEFFETFVEEKLIQPTFIYGHPVEISPLAKKNPEDGRFTDRFELFIVGNEYANAFTELNDPIDQRERFESQMQERAEGNDEAHQLDEDFLEALEYGMPPTGGLGIGIDRLVMLLTDAQAIRDVLLFPTMRNN; translated from the coding sequence ATGAGCCACGAAACTAACAATCAAGAAGAATTAAATGACCAATTACAAGTGCGTCGTGAAAAATTGGCCGATTTATACGCAAAAGACATCGATCCATTTGGCAGTCGCTTTGAAAGAACACATCTATCAAGCGAATTACATGAAGCTTATGATGCTGATACTAAAGAAGAATTAGCAGCCAAGGAAGAAACAGCAACTGTTGCTGGAAGAATCATGACTAAGCGTGGAAAAGGTAAGGTTGGCTTTGCTCATTTACAAGACCGTAAAGGCCAAATTCAAATTTATGTTCGAAAAGACACTGTTGGTGAGGAAGACTATGAAATCTTTAAAAACGCAGACTTAGGCGATTTTATCGGTGTAACAGGAATCATCATGAAAACAGATACTGGAGAAGTAACGATTAAGCCTACTTCATTGGTTCAACTATCAAAAGCACTACGTCCATTACCAGATAAATATCATGGTTTAACAAATGTAGAACAACGCTACCGTCAACGTTACTTAGATTTGATTAGTAACAAAGAAAGTTTTGATCGTTTTACAAAACGTAGCCAAATCATTAAAGAAGTTCGTAATTATTTAAATGAACAAGATTACTTGGAAGTAGAAACGCCAACTTTACACAATTTAGCAGGTGGAGCAGCAGCGCGTCCATTTATTACGCATCATAATGCATTGGACATGGAATTGTATTTACGTATTGCCTTAGAGTTGCACTTGAAACGCTTAATTGTTGGAGGAATGGAAAAAGTCTACGAAATCGGTCGAGTATTCCGCAACGAAGGTGTCGATACAACGCACAACCCAGAATTTACAATGTTAGAAGTATATACAGCATACACAGACTATCAAGACGTAATGGATTTAACAGAAGGAATCATTCGTACAGCAGCTGAGCGAGTATTAGGAACAGCTAAAATCACTTATGGTGGCGTAGATGTTGATTTAGAAACAACTTGGAAACGTCAACACATGCTAGATGCTATTAAAGAAATATCCGGAGTTGACTTCTGGCCAGTAATGACAGATGAAGAAGCACGCCAACTAGCAAAAGACAATAATGTAGCTATTACAGAAAACATGCAATATGGTCATGTTGTAAATGAATTCTTTGAAACTTTTGTAGAAGAAAAATTGATTCAACCGACATTCATCTATGGACATCCAGTAGAAATTTCGCCATTAGCGAAGAAAAATCCTGAAGATGGACGCTTCACAGATCGATTCGAACTCTTTATTGTCGGAAATGAATATGCAAATGCATTTACAGAATTAAATGATCCGATTGATCAAAGAGAGCGTTTTGAATCACAAATGCAAGAACGGGCAGAAGGAAATGACGAAGCACATCAATTAGATGAAGACTTCTTAGAAGCTCTTGAATATGGAATGCCGCCAACAGGTGGATTAGGAATCGGAATTGACCGCTTAGTAATGTTGCTAACAGATGCTCAAGCGATTCGTGACGTATTGTTATTTCCAACGATGCGCAATAATTAA
- the tadA gene encoding tRNA adenosine(34) deaminase TadA, producing MYTQEEKEFFMKEAIKEAQKAGDKLEVPIGAVVVLDGKVIARGHNMREETNDATTHAEMIAIRQANHLLDSWRLEEASLFVTLEPCPMCSGAMIMSRVKEVYYGAEDPKGGTAGTLYNLLTDERFNHQLAVESGILAEECGQLLSEFFKALRQRKKEEKLARKSAEQNKLI from the coding sequence ATGTATACACAAGAAGAAAAAGAATTTTTTATGAAGGAAGCAATAAAAGAAGCACAAAAGGCTGGCGATAAATTAGAAGTTCCGATTGGGGCTGTTGTGGTTTTAGATGGCAAAGTGATTGCTCGTGGTCACAATATGCGAGAAGAGACCAATGACGCTACGACTCATGCTGAAATGATTGCAATTCGCCAGGCAAATCATCTTTTAGACAGTTGGCGTTTAGAAGAAGCAAGCTTATTTGTAACGCTAGAACCTTGTCCAATGTGTAGTGGAGCAATGATTATGTCACGAGTCAAAGAGGTTTATTATGGTGCGGAAGATCCTAAGGGTGGAACTGCGGGGACGCTTTATAATTTGCTGACAGACGAGCGCTTTAATCACCAATTGGCAGTTGAATCAGGTATTTTAGCAGAAGAGTGTGGTCAATTGTTAAGTGAGTTTTTTAAAGCCCTGCGACAACGAAAAAAAGAAGAGAAGCTTGCAAGAAAAAGTGCGGAGCAAAATAAGTTAATTTAA
- a CDS encoding CtsR family transcriptional regulator has protein sequence MQNQNMSDIIEAYLKQVLGVHEQIEIRRSEMANQFNCVPSQINYVINTRFTVQQGYLVESKRGGGGYIRIIKVKLLDKVEMLDAMIQIIGDKISQKDAYSIIQKLYEDEVITKREATLMLSALEKNVLASSEKNENSLRAKILVAFVDNLRYE, from the coding sequence ATGCAAAATCAAAATATGTCAGATATCATTGAAGCCTATTTGAAACAAGTTTTAGGCGTTCATGAACAAATTGAAATTAGACGTAGTGAAATGGCTAATCAATTTAATTGTGTACCTTCTCAAATTAATTATGTTATCAATACTCGTTTTACTGTTCAACAAGGTTATTTAGTTGAGAGTAAACGTGGCGGTGGTGGCTATATTAGAATTATTAAAGTGAAGTTATTGGACAAGGTAGAAATGCTAGATGCGATGATTCAAATAATTGGAGATAAGATTTCCCAAAAAGACGCTTATTCAATTATTCAAAAACTATATGAAGATGAAGTTATTACTAAAAGAGAAGCGACTTTAATGCTCTCAGCACTGGAAAAAAATGTTCTTGCAAGTAGTGAAAAAAATGAAAATAGTTTACGAGCAAAAATCTTGGTCGCTTTTGTAGACAATTTAAGATATGAATAA
- the hslO gene encoding Hsp33 family molecular chaperone HslO has protein sequence MSDYLLKSVCYEGQIRAYALCATETVSEAQKRHDTWSASSAALGRTMVGALLLGATLKGDDKMTVKVDGDGPVGHIVVDSNGRGEVKGYIANPSVSLPPNAAGKIDVRGAVGTQGTLTVTKDLGLKEAFSGQVPLVSGELGEDFTYYMANSEQVPSAIGLSVLVDTDDSIKAAGGFMIQVMPGATDETLLAIEKNIAEIPLVSKLMDAGEQPEEILDRLLGKENVKVLEKMPVSFKCDCSKERFSTAIIALGEHEITEMIEEDHGAEASCHFCGNHYHYSETDLIELRAEAVAK, from the coding sequence ATGTCAGATTATTTATTAAAAAGTGTGTGTTACGAGGGGCAAATTAGAGCTTACGCACTTTGTGCAACAGAAACCGTTAGTGAAGCTCAAAAAAGACATGATACATGGAGCGCATCATCTGCTGCATTAGGAAGAACGATGGTTGGTGCACTGTTGTTAGGTGCAACTTTAAAAGGTGACGACAAAATGACTGTCAAAGTGGATGGAGACGGCCCAGTTGGGCACATCGTTGTAGACAGTAATGGCCGAGGTGAAGTAAAAGGCTATATCGCTAATCCAAGTGTGAGTTTACCTCCTAACGCTGCAGGGAAAATCGATGTTCGCGGTGCAGTCGGAACTCAAGGGACGCTAACAGTAACAAAAGACTTAGGTTTAAAAGAAGCCTTTTCTGGACAAGTTCCGCTAGTTAGTGGCGAACTAGGCGAAGATTTCACCTACTACATGGCTAATTCAGAGCAAGTACCTTCAGCAATTGGGTTAAGTGTTTTAGTAGACACAGACGATTCCATTAAAGCCGCAGGAGGCTTTATGATTCAAGTAATGCCAGGAGCAACAGATGAAACGCTTCTTGCAATTGAAAAAAATATTGCTGAAATTCCGTTGGTATCAAAATTAATGGATGCAGGAGAACAACCAGAAGAAATATTAGATCGTCTATTAGGTAAAGAAAATGTGAAAGTTCTTGAAAAAATGCCAGTCAGTTTCAAATGTGATTGTTCAAAAGAACGCTTTTCAACAGCGATTATTGCATTAGGAGAACACGAAATCACTGAAATGATTGAGGAAGATCATGGCGCTGAAGCAAGCTGTCATTTTTGTGGCAATCACTACCATTATTCAGAAACAGATTTGATAGAATTACGAGCAGAAGCCGTAGCTAAATAA
- the dusB gene encoding tRNA dihydrouridine synthase DusB: MWKIGDVEIPNRVVVAPMAGISNAAFRVTVKEFGAGLVVCEMISDKGIQTRNKKTLEMLHIEENEYPLSVQIFGGDKDTLVEAAKFVEANTQAAIIDINMGCPVNKIIKAEAGAKWLLDPNKVYEMVAAVADAVQLPVTVKMRIGWDLDHVFAVENALAAERAGAGAVAMHGRTRVQMYEGQADWNVLKEVKQALTIPFMGNGDVKTPMDAKRMLDEVGADGVMIGRAALGNPWMIYQTKHYLETGILLPEPPAREKIATAKLHLERLVDLKGETIATREFRQHAAYYLKGISRAAKTKLAVNQATRQEEMVSILDAFVEATEERELNTVK, from the coding sequence ATGTGGAAAATAGGAGACGTTGAAATACCCAATCGTGTTGTAGTTGCCCCAATGGCTGGAATTAGCAATGCAGCTTTCCGAGTTACTGTAAAAGAATTTGGTGCAGGCTTAGTTGTTTGTGAAATGATCAGTGATAAAGGAATCCAAACCCGCAATAAAAAAACCTTAGAAATGCTGCACATTGAAGAAAATGAGTACCCATTAAGCGTTCAGATTTTTGGTGGCGATAAAGATACACTAGTGGAAGCTGCAAAATTTGTTGAGGCAAATACCCAAGCAGCCATTATCGATATTAATATGGGCTGCCCAGTAAACAAAATCATCAAAGCAGAAGCTGGCGCAAAATGGTTGTTGGATCCTAACAAAGTCTATGAAATGGTTGCGGCCGTTGCAGATGCCGTTCAATTGCCAGTAACCGTAAAAATGCGAATTGGTTGGGATTTGGATCATGTATTCGCTGTTGAAAATGCCTTAGCAGCAGAACGAGCAGGAGCAGGGGCCGTAGCAATGCACGGTCGGACAAGAGTCCAAATGTATGAAGGACAAGCAGACTGGAATGTTTTAAAAGAAGTCAAACAAGCATTAACCATTCCGTTCATGGGCAATGGAGACGTCAAAACTCCAATGGACGCTAAGCGTATGTTAGATGAGGTTGGTGCAGATGGCGTAATGATTGGACGCGCTGCGCTAGGAAATCCTTGGATGATTTATCAAACCAAACATTACTTGGAAACAGGAATTCTGCTACCTGAACCACCAGCAAGAGAAAAAATTGCTACAGCCAAGCTTCACTTAGAACGATTAGTTGATTTAAAAGGCGAAACCATTGCCACTAGAGAATTCCGTCAGCATGCTGCTTACTATTTAAAAGGGATTTCACGTGCAGCAAAAACTAAACTAGCAGTGAATCAAGCAACTCGACAAGAAGAAATGGTAAGTATACTCGATGCATTTGTAGAAGCGACAGAAGAACGAGAATTGAACACAGTGAAATAA